A segment of the Streptomyces diastaticus subsp. diastaticus genome:
CACTCCGAGCGCCCGCCCGGGAGGGTGAATCTCCGGGCGCGTACGGGAAGACAACCTTCAGGGAGGGGCGCTGTGGAGCGGTGGGTCAGGGACGCACCGCTCCACAGCGGGAGGCCGGGCGGGTCAGGCGAAGACGGCGACGCTCCTGGCGCGCCCCTTCTGTTCCTCCACCAGGGCCAGGCAGCGTCCGGCCGGGTCGAAGACGCCGACGGGCCCCTGACCCGCGTACTCCTCGGGCATGTCGATACGCACGCCGTTGAGGACGAGCTTCGCGCGCCGTTCGTCGAGGTCCCAGCGCGGGAAGGCCGCGGCGGCGGCCTCGGCGACGGGCATCACCGTCAGCTCCTCCTGGAGCCGCTCCAGGGTCTTCGCCGCGTCCAGCCCGTAAGGCCCGACGCGGGTGCGCCGCAGCGCCGTGAGATGGCCGCCGACGCCGAGGGCGGCGCCGAGGTCACGGGCGAGCGCGCGGATGTACGTACCCGAGGAGCAGACGACGGAGACGACCAGGTCGAGGACGAGGGTGCCGTCGGCGGCCTTGTCCGCACGGACGTCGTGGACGGTGAAGGACGAGACGGTGACCGGGCGGGCCGGGATCTCGAACTCCTCGCCCTCGCGGACCCGCGTGTACGACCGCTTGCCGTCGATCTTGATGGCGCTGACCTTGGACGGCACCTGCATGATGTCGCCGGTCAGCGCGGCGACCCCGGCGTCCACCGCCGCCCGGCCGATGTCC
Coding sequences within it:
- the truB gene encoding tRNA pseudouridine(55) synthase TruB, with the protein product MKQSSTVPDGLVIVDKPSGFTSHDVVAKMRGIARTRRVGHAGTLDPMATGVLVLGVERATKLLGHLALTEKEYLGTVRLGQNTVTDDAEGEITASTDASDIGRAAVDAGVAALTGDIMQVPSKVSAIKIDGKRSYTRVREGEEFEIPARPVTVSSFTVHDVRADKAADGTLVLDLVVSVVCSSGTYIRALARDLGAALGVGGHLTALRRTRVGPYGLDAAKTLERLQEELTVMPVAEAAAAAFPRWDLDERRAKLVLNGVRIDMPEEYAGQGPVGVFDPAGRCLALVEEQKGRARSVAVFA